A single window of Haliotis asinina isolate JCU_RB_2024 chromosome 5, JCU_Hal_asi_v2, whole genome shotgun sequence DNA harbors:
- the LOC137284500 gene encoding uncharacterized protein, which produces MFSYIMSLYVYNFSRHINAKRETVEIKKKYFNLKQRAKARIDGLKRSMSVTGGGPPPPPPLTSADEALSQSLEGRPGIHGLDHGIDIDDAHATGEETGTAVQGLVGEETQDERAVPQQESNSDEIKKSWKQRRNQAEATYENTIEDTKRIKLEQKKLELEIQMLEKNQKKLDSEIQLLRVKSVYHQLKMNAEFGVSLEHCDTEE; this is translated from the exons atgttTTCTTATATTATGAGCCTTTATGTGTACAATTTCAGTAGACACATCAATGCCAAAAGAGAGACAGTGGAGATCAAGAAGAAGTACTTCAATTTGAAGCAAAGAG CTAAGGCAAGGATAGATGGCCTCAAAAGGTCAATGTCCGTAACTGGTGGAGggcctccaccaccaccaccactaacaAGTGCAGATGAGGCCCTCTCCCAGTCACTGGAAGGGAGGCCAGGCATTCATGGCCTGGATCATGGCATTGACATTGATG ATGCCCATGCCACTGGTGAGGAAACTGGCACTGCAGTACAAG GCCTAGTAGGTGAAGAAACACAAGATGAAAGGGCAGTGCCACAGCAGGAAAGCAATTCAGATG AGATAAAGAAAAGCTGGAAGCAAAGACGCAATCAAGCCGAGGCTACGTATGAAAATACCATTGAGGACACCAAGAGGATCAAACTTGAACAAAAAAAGCTCGAACTTGAAATTCAAATgttagaaaaaaatcaaaagaaatTAGATTCAGAAATTCAGTTGCTCCGTGTCAAATCAGTTTATCATCAACTAAAGATGAATGCAGAATTTGGAGTTTCGTTGGAACATTGTGATACTGAAGAATAA